The nucleotide window GCACCTGTGGTGGACAGCACCCACTGTTCTGTGGGGCCGTGCCCCCGATGCCAGGCGGGCGGCGAAGGCGGGACTTGCGGAGTCCCACACCCAATGCGAGCCTATGCGCCGCGTTGGCTGGACGGTTGGGAGACCGTCCACGGCCCATCCCCTCAGACATTCCCGCATCCCGATTGCCCTGGCGCACGGCCGACGTGTGCCTTGGAGGTTCGATGTCCCTGACGCTTTCCCTGCCCCTGCGCCTCGGTGTCGTGCTTCTCTCGGCGCAGCTCGTCCTCGCCTGCGGCGATGATGAGCCGCGCCCCCAGCCCCCCTCCGAGCTGACGCCGCCCACGACGCGCGCGGCGCCCGAGGGAGGGGAGTTCACTGCTTCCGTCGCGGTGTCGCTGGCGTGCGAGGACGATGGCAGTGGTTGCGCGGCAATCCACTACACCCTCGACGGCAGCACGCCCTCGCTGGACTCCCCCGTCTACCAGGAGCCGCTGGTGCTGACGGCCACCACCCTCGTGCGGTTCATCGCGGTGGACCGAGCGGGCAATGTCTCGCGGGTGATGTCGGCGCAGTACACGCGAGTCATCCCCGTGCAGGATGACACCGCGCCCACGACGACGGCCACTCCCGCGGGCGGTCTCTATCGGAGCGCCCAATCCGTGGTCCTGTCCTGCGCGGACGACGCGGCGGGAAGCGGCTGCGCGGGCACCTATTACACGGTCGACGGCAGCGCGCCGACGACGGCGAGCATCCGCTACACGGGCCCCATCGCCGTGGCGGCCTCCACGCCCTTGCGTTTCTTCTCCACGGACATCGCGGGCAACGTCGAGCAAGCGAAGACGGAAGAGTACAGCGTGGACCTGGCGCCTCCGGTGACCACCGCCACGCCCACAGGGGGCGCCTACGATGACTCGGTCACAGTGACGTTGGCGTGCAGCGACAGTGGCTCGGGCTGTGCCGAGACGCGCTACACGCTGGATGGTTCCGAGCCGTCCGCGAACTCGCCACTGTATTCAGCCCCCATCACCCTCACGCGCAGCGGGACTGTGCGCTTCGCCTCCACGGACGTGGCGGGCAACGTGGAGCAGGTGAAGCAGGAGTCCTACGTCCTGATCGACTCGAATCGCCGGGCCTCCGAGCAGATCCAGGCCGTGCGCGACGCGGCGAATGGCTCGGTGAACCAGGTCATCGACGGCGCCCGGGTGACCTTCCTCAAGGAAGGCGTGGGCGACCTGACGAACGACCCGGCGGGCTTCTTCCTGCAGGCGGAGCGGACCGGCCCGGCCCTCTTCGTGCCAGTGGACCCGGCGACGCTGTCCCCGGTGCCGCGAGTGGGCGACCGGGTGCGCGTCACCGTGAACGCGAAGAGCATCGTCAATGGACAGACACGCGCGAGCATCTCCAGCTTCAGCGTGCTCGGCAGTGGGAATCCGGTGGCGGAGCTCCTCCAGGATGTCAGCGCCGTCGATGTCACCGCCGGCGGGACCCGGCCTGTGTATGAGTCCGAGTACATCTCCATCACCGGCACCATCGGTTCGCCCGGCTTCTCCGACTCTGGAGAGGGCCACGTCCAGGCGCCGTTCACCACGGCGGGG belongs to Myxococcus fulvus and includes:
- a CDS encoding chitobiase/beta-hexosaminidase C-terminal domain-containing protein — translated: MSLTLSLPLRLGVVLLSAQLVLACGDDEPRPQPPSELTPPTTRAAPEGGEFTASVAVSLACEDDGSGCAAIHYTLDGSTPSLDSPVYQEPLVLTATTLVRFIAVDRAGNVSRVMSAQYTRVIPVQDDTAPTTTATPAGGLYRSAQSVVLSCADDAAGSGCAGTYYTVDGSAPTTASIRYTGPIAVAASTPLRFFSTDIAGNVEQAKTEEYSVDLAPPVTTATPTGGAYDDSVTVTLACSDSGSGCAETRYTLDGSEPSANSPLYSAPITLTRSGTVRFASTDVAGNVEQVKQESYVLIDSNRRASEQIQAVRDAANGSVNQVIDGARVTFLKEGVGDLTNDPAGFFLQAERTGPALFVPVDPATLSPVPRVGDRVRVTVNAKSIVNGQTRASISSFSVLGSGNPVAELLQDVSAVDVTAGGTRPVYESEYISITGTIGSPGFSDSGEGHVQAPFTTAGVPSGSGAAASLRLRLVESLQDTLALEPGCSLTVTSPLWVFMSGSQTRPTLLASGWKASDLTVHTCPIPRVIGSSIPDRNTVRVRFNRQLDPASLEASGSQFSIPGLSVTQAQVVDDTDVVLTTSNQVANRQYTLTVETTVRDRRGGGLDPTATQTSFRGFVRPPARLLLSEVAPHVINERDLVELYVLEAGFTEGATLLEGDTTLATLPDVRVEVGDIIIIHLNPDRVTPGMDAPDSETLSKTQYAASSYSTNHDNAWDFHGGAQGVTSGNRTLRIRNVLGAPQDGVAAVLTSFAFEGYPPHLQALQAEGQWSPASCAGAPCTYNSVPSALNVSAEWTTAFLSPLTNTFQRLGITDSDTRDDWRTTTPSLGQLNAPASP